A portion of the Punica granatum isolate Tunisia-2019 chromosome 7, ASM765513v2, whole genome shotgun sequence genome contains these proteins:
- the LOC116215352 gene encoding uncharacterized protein YNL144C-like — MDRYGNYYYQRSGLWRTLRDGDFEESEVWDVLREGKDQRAHDDQTSLPNEHTNHYASSHLPSAAKMVPQSSISGSGGSSSSSSAPRSIFTHQSAPVNIPNWSKVHKHLGRSESSKAPKSRPWRNTDDDDEEEGEEEDDDDREEDDYDDEDDGYGQKLPPHEYVAMKLARSKMSSFSVLEGVGRKLKGRDLSKVRNDVLTKTGFLESP; from the coding sequence ATGGACAGGTATGGGAATTACTATTACCAGAGAAGTGGGCTATGGAGAACCCTGAGAGATGGTGACTTCGAGGAATCCGAGGTTTGGGATGTCTTAAGGGAAGGGAAGGACCAAAGAGCGCATGATGATCAGACTTCTCTTCCCAATGAACATACCAATCACTATGCTTCATCACATCTACCCTCCGCCGCGAAGATGGTGCCGCAGTCGAGTATCAGTGGCAGCGgtggcagcagcagcagcagttcGGCTCCTCGGTCGATATTCACCCATCAGTCGGCACCAGTCAACATACCGAATTGGTCAAAGGTGCATAAGCACCTCGGGAGGTCAGAGTCAAGCAAGGCCCCCAAGAGCAGGCCCTGGCGCAACaccgatgatgatgatgaggaggagggcGAGGAGGAGGACGATGATGACCGGGAAGAAGACGACTACGACGATGAGGATGATGGGTATGGTCAGAAGTTGCCTCCACATGAGTACGTGGCAATGAAGCTTGCGAGAAGCAAGATGTCATCATTCTCGGTTCTTGAAGGGGTCGGGAGGAAGCTCAAAGGGAGGGATCTTAGCAAAGTGAGGAATGATGTTCTCACCAAAACTGGTTTCCTTGAATCCCCTTGA
- the LOC116213036 gene encoding uncharacterized protein LOC116213036, translated as MKAFRRSTEASSYHRYLKPGALAQLRDSRISARSHKLSDSLSQLSVSRLIRSPVQTQLPAAAVLDRVPPFVTYSFGPRYLKRKKLVAARSVNLPSIEISSSDSLMSLLGGDAVAAH; from the coding sequence ATGAAGGCCTTCAGGAGGAGTACCGAAGCTTCATCGTACCACAGATACCTCAAGCCAGGGGCCCTGGCACAGCTCCGGGACTCCAGGATCAGCGCGAGGTCCCACAAGCTCTCCGATTCGCTGAGCCAGCTCTCCGTCTCCCGCCTGATCCGATCTCCGGTCCAGACCCAGCTCCCGGCCGCCGCTGTCCTAGATCGGGTGCCTCCGTTCGTCACCTACAGCTTCGGCCCTCGTTACCTCAAGAGGAAGAAGCTCGTCGCCGCTAGATCTGTAAACTTGCCGAGCATAGAGATCAGTTCTTCCGACTCTTTAATGAGCCTGCTTGGCGGCGATGCCGTTGCTGCTCATTGA
- the LOC116214808 gene encoding ATP synthase gamma chain, chloroplastic-like — MYCSCSSLTAGVFLKSPSLPNVLPQSLDSRSARIPFRASSIRCGLRELRERIESVKSTHKITEAMKLVAAAKVRRAQEAVINGRPFAETLVEVLYDINEQLQLEDIDLPLTNVRPVKRVGLIVITGNRGLCGGFNNLVIKKAEARMGQLEKLGVEYTVISVGKKANAYFRRRPSIRVDRFIEGGSFPTVKEAQVIADDVFSLFVCEDVDKVELVYTKFVSLVRSDPVIHTLLPLSPKGEVLDVNGNSVDADGDEFFRLTTKEGKLSLERERVVRRKDGLCSPILQFEQDPVQILDAMMPLYLNSQILRALQESMASEVASRMNAMSNATDNAVELKKNLSIVYNRERQAKITGEILEIIAGAEALTDID; from the coding sequence ATGTACTGTAGCTGCAGTAGTCTGACCGCAGGGGTCTTCTTAAAatctccatcacttcccaaTGTACTTCCGCAGTCACTGGATTCCCGATCCGCGAGAATCCCATTTCGGGCCTCTTCGATCCGCTGCGGGCTCCGGGAGCTCCGGGAACGGATTGAGTCCGTGAAGAGCACCCACAAGATCACTGAGGCCATGAAGCTCGTGGCTGCCGCCAAAGTCCGCCGTGCCCAGGAGGCCGTGATTAATGGCCGTCCCTTTGCGGAGACCCTAGTCGAAGTCCTCTACGACATAAACGAGCAACTCCAGTTGGAGGATATCGATCTCCCGTTGACGAATGTACGGCCTGTGAAGAGAGTGGGGCTCATCGTAATAACCGGTAATCGGGGCCTCTGTGGTGGGTTCAACAACTTGGTCATCAAAAAGGCCGAGGCCCGAATGGGGCAATTGGAGAAACTTGGTGTTGAGTACACAGTCATCAGTGTCGGGAAAAAGGCCAACGCATATTTCAGGAGGAGGCCGAGTATTCGGGTAGATAGGTTCATAGAAGGGGGAAGCTTCCCCACTGTGAAGGAAGCTCAGGTGATTGCGGATGATGTGTTCTCGTTGTTCGTGTGCGAAGATGTTGACAAGGTCGAATTAGTCTACACGAAGTTTGTATCTCTGGTTCGGTCCGATCCCGTAATTCACACCTTGCTTCCCCTGTCGCCAAAGGGAGAAGtgcttgatgtgaatgggaaTAGTGTCGATGCTGATGGGGACGAGTTCTTTCGGCTGACCACTAAGGAAGGGAAGTTGAGTttggagagggagagagttgTGAGGAGAAAGGATGGGCTCTGTTCGCCCATCTTGCAGTTCGAGCAGGACCCAGTTCAGATTCTCGACGCTATGATGCCCTTGTATTTGAATAGCCAGATCTTGAGGGCACTGCAGGAATCAATGGCTAGCGAGGTTGCCTCGAGGATGAATGCCATGAGCAATGCGACAGACAATGCAGTCGAGCTGAAGAAGAATCTTTCTATTGTGTACAACAGGGAAAGGCAGGCGAAGATCACCGGGGAGATATTGGAAATTATCGCAGGAGCTGAGGCTCTCACAGATATTGATTAG